The Centroberyx gerrardi isolate f3 chromosome 19, fCenGer3.hap1.cur.20231027, whole genome shotgun sequence genome has a segment encoding these proteins:
- the pex11b gene encoding peroxisomal membrane protein 11B, whose protein sequence is MDSWVRFNAQSQAKERVFRAAQYACTLLGYTLQKAGAGAELLKTVSQLEAHMSLTRKMLRLGNSAEALEAAKRAVHLSDSVLRLCLTVAHLNRAMYFACDNVLWAGKTGLLPQLDQHKWSQRSFRYYLFALILNLTRDGYELRLLMEREARSQAAKSPPSPGDDLSPSSPATPGAVVLPILTARLRRELHLLVTVLYGNPPLLLDLLKNSCDIFIPLDRLGIYPTGPGFVGACGLASSILSILTIVHPWLKLKP, encoded by the exons ATGGACTCTTGGGTTCGGTTTAACGCCCAGAGCCAAGCCAAGGAGAGAGTTTTTAG GGCTGCTCAGTATGCCTGTACTCTGCTGGGCTACACTCTTCAGAAGGCCGGGGCAGGGGCGGAACTTTTAAAAACCGTCAGTCAGCTGGAAGCCCACATGAGCCTAACAAGAAAGA TGTTGCGTCTGGGGAACTCGGCGGAGGCACTGGAGGCGGCCAAGCGGGCGGTCCACCTCTCCGACAGCGTGCTGCGGCTCTGCCTGACCGTCGCCCACCTCAACAGGGCCATGTACTTCGCCTGCGACAATGTCCTGTGGGCTGGAAAAACAGGCCTGCTTCCTCAGCTGGACCAGCACAAATGGAGCCAGAGATCTTTCAG GTACTACCTCTTTGCTCTGATCCTTAACCTGACCCGTGACGGCTACGAGCTCCGCCTCCTTATGGAACGTGAGGCCCGCAGCCAAGCTGCCAAATCCCCCCCCTCACCCGGCGATGACTTGTCCCCCTCTTCGCCTGCCACTCCCGGCGCCGTCGTCCTGCCTATCCTCACGGCCCGGCTCCGCAGAGAACTCCACCTGCTGGTGACGGTGCTGTACGGCAACCCGCCACTGCTGCTGGACCTGCTGAAGAACAGCTGCGATATCTTCATCCCACTGGACCGGCTGGGGATCTACCCTACGGGGCCGGGCTTCGTCGGGGCCTGCGGCCTGGcgtcctccatcctctccatcctcacCATCGTCCACCCGTGGCTCAAACTCAAGCCGTGA